In Kitasatospora gansuensis, a genomic segment contains:
- a CDS encoding LuxR C-terminal-related transcriptional regulator gives MTDAVSGAAGTGAGPERVARVVLVDDHRMFRTGVRAEIGRTELTGIDVVGEADDVESAVQVVAETRPDVVLLDVHLPGGGGVEVLRRSAPLMSDPNGVRFLALSVSDAAEDVIGVIRGGARGYVTKTITGTDLVNAIFRISDGDAVFSPRLAGFVLDAFAATDTPPVDEDLDRLTQREREVLRLIARGYAYKEIAKQLFISVKTVESHVSAVLRKLQLSNRHELTRWATARRLV, from the coding sequence ATGACTGACGCTGTGTCAGGGGCCGCTGGGACTGGGGCCGGGCCGGAACGGGTTGCCCGGGTGGTGCTGGTGGACGACCACCGGATGTTTCGGACCGGGGTGCGGGCCGAGATCGGGCGGACCGAGCTCACCGGCATCGACGTGGTCGGGGAGGCCGACGACGTCGAGTCGGCGGTCCAGGTGGTGGCCGAGACCCGGCCCGACGTGGTGCTGCTCGACGTCCACCTGCCCGGCGGGGGTGGGGTCGAAGTGCTGCGCCGCTCCGCCCCGCTGATGTCCGACCCGAACGGGGTGCGGTTCCTCGCGCTGTCGGTCTCCGACGCCGCCGAGGACGTGATCGGCGTGATCCGGGGAGGTGCCCGGGGCTACGTCACCAAGACCATCACCGGTACCGACCTGGTCAACGCGATCTTCCGGATCTCCGACGGCGACGCGGTCTTCTCGCCGCGGCTGGCCGGCTTCGTGCTGGACGCCTTCGCCGCCACCGACACCCCGCCGGTCGACGAGGACCTCGACCGCCTCACCCAGCGCGAGCGCGAGGTGCTCCGGCTGATCGCGCGCGGGTACGCGTACAAGGAGATCGCCAAGCAGCTCTTCATCTCGGTGAAGACGGTGGAGTCGCACGTGTCGGCGGTGCTGCGCAAGCTGCAGCTGAGCAACCGGCACGAGCTGACCCGGTGGGCGACGGCGCGTCGGCTGGTCTGA